The Xenopus laevis strain J_2021 chromosome 7S, Xenopus_laevis_v10.1, whole genome shotgun sequence genome includes a window with the following:
- the arhgap32.S gene encoding rho GTPase-activating protein 32-like isoform X9, translating to MKSRPSKQKLKQRGILRERVFGCDLGEHLLNSGQDVPQVLRSCTEFIEKHGVVDGIYRLSGIASNIQKLRHEFDSEQIPDLTKDVYIQDIHCVGSLCKLYFRELPNPLLTYQLYEKFSDAVSAATDEERLVKIHDVIQQLPPPHYRTLEFLMRHLSRLATYCTITNMHTKNLAIVWAPNLLRYGTQTSWSKQIESACFSGTAAFMEVRIQSVVVEFILNHVEVLFSPKLSSVIREGAGHTSLSRPKSLLVSSPSTKLLSLEEAQARTQAQINSPVVADSKYIEVGEGPAALQGRFHTVIDFPTERKRPPSKMKKSPVGSWRSFFSIGKSSSSTSASMSKRKLQRNPSEPLEMKSMAFAGGRDSSTMRSAKSEESLSSLHAADGESKLFRPRRPRSSSDALSASYNGDLLDSCNRCNSYDNLPRDHDSDGDEGLIHVPAMLSGRSPEDEDLSPPDIGMASLDFDPMSFQCSPPKLDSEGPDNFFQIDIFASNGKDKVQSGSQNPGTVTGCEPFSPFQEKVFSPFRTPDRSPSTDKVSKTASFAEKVVQALSPKVGRKAVQSPPLTISEPVTISLPSRVSEMFGGMQGNTVVSQSIMWYRESSGNSKETETNYGCKIMDSKLPSTPSTIDPWSTVTPVITQCNPDGLQSEDKAGLFTHSFPQPLQSSDLKYVENGNLELGITNVASEYQKGDTELSKANQKKAHPPTSPQGASASESPQELACVSSVSIIPPPPPPKNPARMLALALAESAQQASANKKPSYMHFMDLPLPPPPMVPEDKPLLEFSPQMSPEPLGSGPATPAASPPIISNKTSPATPPSTTASFSVTTMHHSPVKNHNPLAGQMPTAVTPGLSPSSNQVSVSVPTDEMLLSETVKLNSIILSEAFTSGVPVTPPTEKPKESSKPPHLHQRSESFPSHPAYSTAKPTPPVRTMDSRLATAMHSNFNDAITANNYHSFLNTMMLPSSLEDALPRQNYSPLKAENIDEQGVNYRQPYIPHTKQEDPADVGDLYRQPNISTGKSENAEIGNTYRHPYPLNNESESLKEQLDPFLHHKSAVAPKTYRAETLLPHMPPQVYGSRCDTPSSTFYGTFINQTKHPRSRNRPDYISMSPGLRSYSDDSSSYPTIRRVQSLHVPMQPPPIRTVPISRTEVPPDDDPAYCPRPLYQYKQCPSFNSQSDYHVTQLQPYFENGRVHYRYSPYSGGPTYFSSDSNFCDIDHYGTLRLRPLPPYPSRDFASYTTRLQPKATYRSQGLPPYPRGTLREHNFISRDVPPALPPEHPRPVHISWDMEDMDRYRLQSLRRENRARQRAKGPVMSQYDNVTPSLVEDVAGIDVIHLRSRSDPGKTPGLLSVAETKDVRYAGRAEGNERTTFPPPVFGNGHQDKPSLPQKQTGSSRTRMQHDISTEQRTPPSQDTLLWQPTEGRNGPPIPPVDYSAKGMPNSPDLTSYHSSTNKYNVTKQEPMRLNHKELRLTEDIERSHIRPADNHQRDCYREEQAQFASAAPPPKPERSHSLQGHNPDVLERDPSIFYPYQTLHAKRQSTINAVSQYDNLANYHSIPHHRTTNQSTPNAFPLPHGQAYATALGQGAFLAAELGLQRPETKIHVE from the exons ATGAAGTCCAGACCCAGCAAACAGAAGCTGAAGCAGAGAGGCATCCTGAGGGAGCGAGTGTTTGGTTGTGACCTTGGGGAACATCTGCTTAACTCCGGGCAGGATG TCCCCCAAGTCCTCAGGAGTTGTACAGAGTTCATAGAAAAGCACGGCGTTGTTGATGGAATCTACCGTCTGTCTGGAATTGCGTCTAACATCCAAAAACTACG TcatgaatttgactctgaacagATTCCAGACCTAACTAAAGATGTGTATATCCAGGACATTCACTGTGTTGGTTCTCTCTGCAAACTCTACTTCCGGGAACTCCCAAACCCTCTCCTCACATATCAATTGTATGAAAAATTCTCT GATGCTGTGTCAGCGGCCACCGATGAAGAAAGACTGGTGAAAATTCATGATGTTATCCAACAGCTTCCCCCACCTCATTACAG aacaCTGGAGTTCCTTATGCGGCACTTATCAAGACTTGCGACATACTGCACTATTACCAATATGCACACTAAGAATTTGGCAATCGTATGGGCCCCCAACCTCCTCCGGTATGGTACCCAAACTTCCTG GTCAAAACAGATTGAGTCTGCGTGTTTCAGTGGTACTGCAGCTTTCATGGAAGTGCGCATACAGTCTGTGGTAGTGGAGTTTATCCTAAACCATGTGGAGGTTCTCTTTAGTCCTAAGCTTAGTTCTGTGATACGGGAGGGTGCTG GTCACACTTCTTTGTCCCGGCCCAAGTCCCTGTTAGTATCTTCTCCATCTACAAAGCTACTTAGTCTTGAGGAGGCTCAAGCAAGGACTCAGGCCCAAATCAATTCCCCTGTTGTGGCTGACAGCAAGTACATTGAGGTGGGAGAGGGACCAGCTGCATTGCAGGGCAGATTCCACACAGTAATTGATTTCCCTACTGAAAG aaaaaggccaccaagtaaaatgaaaaagtctcCTGTTGGAAGCTGGCGTTCCTTTTTTAGCATAGGCAAATCATCATCTTCAACATCAGCATCCATGTCTAAACGAAAACTACAGCGTAATCCAAGTGAGCCTTTGGAAATGAAGTCCATGGCATTTGCAG GTGGAAGAGATAGTAGCACCATGCGATCAGCTAAAAGTGAGGAGTCTCTCAGTTCCTTGCATGCAGCAGATG GAGAGTCAAAGTTGTTTCGCCCACGTCGTCCTCGTTCCAGCAGTGACGCTCTGTCTGCTTCATATAATGGGGACCTTCTGGATAGCTGCAACCGCTGCAACTCCTATGATAATCTGCCCCGTGACCATGATAGTGATGGAGATGAGGGTTTGATTCATGTCCCTGCTATGCTGTCGGGTCGCTCTCCTGAGGATGAGGATCTCAGCCCACCAGACATTGGAATGGCCAGTTTGGACTTCGACCCAATGTCTTTTCAGTGCAGCCCTCCCAAACTAGACTCTGAAGGACcagacaatttttttcagattgacATTTTTGCTAGCAATGGCAAGGATAAAGTGCAAAGTGGTTCACAAAACCCAGGCACTGTCACTGGCTGTGAACCTTTCTCTCCTTTCCAAGAGAAGGTTTTTAGTCCTTTTCGAACTCCTGACCGCAGTCCTAGTACAGATAAAGTGTCCAAAACTGCATCATTTGCAGAAAAAGTTGTGCAGGCCTTGTCACCTAAAGTGGGGCGTAAAGCAGTTCAATCTCCTCCATTAACAATCTCAGAGCCTGTCACCATCTCTCTCCCTAGTCGGGTATCAGAAATGTTCGGAGGTATGCAAGGCAATACTGTTGTCTCCCAGTCAATAATGTGGTACAGAGAAAGCAGTGGCAATTCTAAAGAAACTGAAACCAATTATGGTTGTAAGATCATGGATTCCAAACTTCCATCCACACCATCAACAATTGATCCATGGTCTACAGTTACTCCTGTAATTACTCAGTGTAACCCAGACGGATTACAAAGTGAAGATAAAGCAGGACTATTTACTCACAGTTTTCCCCAGCCTCTGCAAAGTAGTGACTTGAAATATGTAGAAAATGGCAACTTGGAACTTGGTATCACAAATGTAGCTTCAGAGTATCAGAAAGGTGATACAGAATTGTCAAAAGCAAATCAGAAAAAAGCTCACCCTCCTACTTCCCCTCAAG GAGCTTCTGCCTCAGAATCTCCCCAGGAACTAGCCTGTGTCAGTAGTGTTTCTATCATTCCACCTCCACCCCCTCCAAAGAATCCTGCACGCATGCTGGCATTAGCACTGGCTGAATCTGCTCAACaagcatctgcaaataaaaaacctTCTTATATGCACTTCATGGATCTGCCCCTGCCCCCTCCACCAATGGTACCAGAGGACAAGCCACTACTTGAGTTCTCACCACAAATGTCTCCGGAGCCACTGGGATCTGGTCCTGCAACACCAGCGGCCAGTCCTCCAATCATATCCAATAAAACATCTCCAGCTACTCCACCAAGCACAACCGCATCATTTTCTGTCACTACAATGCATCACAGTCCTGTGAAAAACCATAATCCTCTTGCAGGACAGATGCCTACAGCAGTCACTCCTGGACTTAGTCCTTCATCAAACCAG GTTTCTGTTTCAGTTCCTACTGATGAGATGCTACTTTCTGAAACTGTTAAATTGAATTCTATCATACTAAGTGAAGCATTTACTTCAGGAGTTCCTGTCACCCCACCAACTGAAAAACCCAAGGAAAGTTCGAAACCACCACATCTTCACCAGAGATCTGAATCCTTCCCTTCACACCCTGCATACAGCACTGCAAAACCCACTCCACCAGTTAGAACAATGGATAGTCGACTGGCAACTGCTATGCATTCCAACTTCAATGATGCTATCACTGCTAATAACTACCACTCCTTCCTGAACACCATGATGCTCCCTTCTTCTCTAGAGGATGCATTGCCTAGACAAAACTATTCTCCTCTCAAGGCAGAGAATATAGATGAGCAAGGAGTCAATTACAGACAACCTTATATACCCCACACTAAGCAAGAGGACCCAGCTGATGTGGGAGATTTATACAGACAGCCAAATATTTCCACCGGCAAGTCTGAGAATGCTGAAATAGGAAACACTTACCGGCACCCATATCCTTTGAATAATGAGTCAGAGAGTCTGAAGGAGCAACTAGATCCTTTTCTGCATCACAAGTCGGCAGTTGCGCCAAAGACATATAGAGCAGAAACACTTCTACCACATATGCCTCCTCAAGTTTATGGTTCAAGATGTGATACCCCATCCTCAACATTTTATGGCACCTTCATAAATCAGACCAAACACCCCCGCTCCAGGAACAGACCTGATTATATATCTATGAGCCCAGGTCTCCGAAGCTACTCAGATGACTCTTCTTCCTACCCTACTATTCGAAGGGTTCAGTCTCTGCATGTGCCTATGCAACCACCTCCTATCCGCACTGTTCCAATTTCAAGAACAGAAGTTCCTCCTGATGATGATCCAGCATACTGCCCTCGACCACTTTACCAGTACAAACAATGCCCATCATTTAACTCTCAATCAGATTACCATGTAACTCAGCTGCAACCTTACTTTGAGAATGGACGAGTTCATTATCGCTACAGTCCATATTCAGGGGGTCCAACTTATTTCTCATCAGACAGCAATTTCTGTGATATTGACCACTACGGCACATTACGTCTACGACCACTTCCTCCCTACCCAAGTCGGGACTTTGCTTCTTACACTACAAGATTGCAGCCCAAAGCCACATATCGTTCACAAGGATTACCTCCGTATCCTAGAGGAACTCTACGGGAACACAATTTTATCAGTAGAGATGTTCCTCCTGCACTACCACCAGAACATCCACGACCTGTTCACATTTCTTGGGACATGGAAGACATGGACAGATACAGACTGCAATCCCTGCGGCGTGAGAACAGGGCACGGCAGAGagctaaaggaccagtaatgtctCAGTATGATAATGTCACACCATCCTTAGTAGAGGATGTAGCAGGCATAGATGTGATTCATCTGCGAAGCCGTTCTGATCCTGGCAAGACTCCTGGTTTGTTAAGCGTGGCAGAGACTAAAGATGTCCGTTACGCTGGAAGGGCAGAAGGTAACGAACGTACAACATTTCCACCTCCTGTGTTTGGAAATGGCCATCAAGATAAGCCATCTCTTCCTCAGAAGCAAACTGGATCAAGCAGGACTCGAATGCAACATGATATATCTACTGAGCAGCGGACTCCACCTTCTCAAGATACCTTGCTTTGGCAGCCCACAGAGGGAAGAAATGGTCCCCCAATTCCTCCTGTGGACTACAGCGCCAAAGGAATGCCAAATTCCCCAGACCTTACATCATATCATTCCTCTACAAATAAGTATAACGTGACAAAACAGGAACCCATGAGACTCAATCACAAAGAGCTCCGGCTCACTGAGGATATTGAACGTTCACATATCAGACCGGCTGACAACCACCAACGTGACTGTTACAGGGAGGAGCAGGCACAGTTTGCCTCTGCTGCACCTCCTCCTAAGCCAGAGAGGAGCCATAGCCTCCAAGGTCATAATCCAGATGTATTGGAGAGAGACCCTAGTATCTTCTACCCTTACCAAACACTTCATGCCAAGAGGCAGAGTACTATTAATGCAGTCTCCCAGTATGATAATCTAGCTAATTACCATTCCATACCCCATCATCGAACCACTAACCAGTCTACTCCAAATGCCTTTCCCCTCCCACATGGACAGGCCTATGCCACTGCCCTGGGCCAGGGTGCCTTCCTAGCTGCTGAACTCGGCTTGCAAAGGCCTGAGACAAAAATCCATGTGGAGTGA